From a region of the Paenibacillus lutimineralis genome:
- a CDS encoding ABC transporter permease: MVRYIANKLFYTLVSLFILISATFFLMKAIPGDPFMSEKKVPEEIRLRLMEQYGLDKPVFEQYTRYLGNIVQGDLGISMKKLNQEVSGIIGQTFSASLKLGLVAIVVSVIVGVVLGLLAALYHRKVIDNVTMVLAVLGIAVPSFVLASLLQFVFASKLHWLPTMGFKGPMYYVLPVAALSAQPIAFIARLTRSSMLEVLHADYIKTAKAKGLNWFAILFRHVVRNGIMPIVTYMGPMTANIVTGSVVIEQVFGIGGIGKQFVLAITGRDYPVIMGITIFYGVLLMIARLITDIAYGFIDPRIKLGARKEG, encoded by the coding sequence ATGGTGCGCTACATTGCTAACAAACTATTCTACACATTGGTTTCGCTATTCATCTTAATCTCCGCCACCTTCTTTCTTATGAAAGCAATACCGGGTGATCCTTTCATGTCGGAAAAGAAAGTTCCAGAGGAGATCAGATTGCGTCTCATGGAACAATATGGTTTGGACAAACCCGTTTTCGAACAGTACACGAGGTATCTTGGAAATATCGTTCAAGGTGATTTGGGGATTTCAATGAAGAAGCTTAACCAAGAGGTATCGGGCATCATTGGTCAAACCTTCTCCGCTTCACTTAAGCTGGGACTTGTCGCAATTGTCGTATCCGTCATTGTCGGAGTGGTGCTCGGACTTCTGGCTGCTCTCTATCACCGGAAAGTTATTGATAATGTGACGATGGTATTAGCGGTCCTAGGAATCGCGGTTCCAAGCTTCGTACTCGCATCATTGTTGCAATTTGTGTTTGCTTCCAAATTGCATTGGCTCCCTACGATGGGATTCAAAGGGCCAATGTACTATGTACTACCTGTAGCGGCACTTTCAGCGCAGCCTATAGCCTTTATAGCCCGTCTGACAAGGTCGAGTATGCTGGAAGTCTTGCATGCGGACTACATCAAGACAGCTAAGGCTAAAGGCTTAAATTGGTTTGCTATTTTGTTCCGCCATGTAGTTCGTAACGGGATTATGCCGATTGTTACTTACATGGGGCCAATGACCGCAAATATCGTTACCGGTTCGGTTGTTATTGAGCAGGTCTTCGGTATCGGTGGTATCGGTAAACAGTTCGTACTAGCTATTACAGGTCGTGACTATCCGGTGATCATGGGGATTACGATATTCTACGGTGTGTTATTAATGATCGCTCGGTTAATTACTGATATTGCTTACGGATTTATCGATCCGCGAATCAAGCTTGGCGCTAGGAAGGAGGGCTAA
- a CDS encoding ABC transporter permease, giving the protein MPAPKDLTADDFTRIGADEKQSEVIQRESVSALKDAWQRLLANKMAMTALVILILIVIMSIIGPMISKFNYFSNDLLNTNLKPNAEHWFGTDDFGRDMFVRTWSGARISLIVGLVAALIDLFVGVIYGGIMGFFGGRVDTIMNKFSEILYAIPYLLVTILLLVVMEPSLVTIIIALTITGWINMSWIVRGEIMQLKNREFVLASRSMGAGSGRLLFRHLLPNALGPIIVTVTLSVPNAIFAEAFLSFLGLGVQSPVASLGSMINDALTGWLYYPWRMLFPAALISLIMLSFNILGDGLRDALDPNLKN; this is encoded by the coding sequence ATGCCAGCACCAAAAGATTTGACAGCAGACGATTTTACTAGAATTGGTGCGGACGAGAAACAGTCTGAAGTGATACAGCGGGAAAGTGTTTCCGCGTTGAAGGACGCTTGGCAAAGATTGCTTGCTAATAAAATGGCAATGACTGCATTGGTCATTCTAATTCTAATCGTAATTATGTCTATTATCGGTCCAATGATTTCAAAATTTAATTATTTTTCGAATGATCTATTAAATACGAATTTGAAACCGAATGCAGAGCATTGGTTCGGAACTGATGATTTTGGTCGAGATATGTTCGTGCGTACTTGGTCAGGTGCGCGCATCTCATTGATTGTCGGTTTGGTAGCGGCTCTGATTGACCTTTTTGTCGGTGTTATATATGGCGGTATTATGGGTTTCTTTGGCGGACGTGTAGATACAATTATGAACAAGTTCTCCGAAATTCTATATGCTATTCCTTACTTGCTAGTAACAATTCTGTTACTGGTAGTTATGGAGCCGAGTCTTGTTACAATTATCATCGCATTGACGATTACCGGCTGGATTAACATGTCCTGGATTGTTCGCGGTGAAATTATGCAGCTTAAAAATCGTGAATTTGTACTTGCATCGCGTTCGATGGGTGCAGGATCGGGACGTTTGTTGTTCCGTCACTTATTACCGAACGCACTTGGCCCAATCATCGTTACGGTTACTCTTTCTGTACCGAATGCGATCTTTGCGGAAGCGTTTCTGAGCTTCCTTGGTCTCGGTGTTCAGTCGCCGGTTGCATCGCTTGGTTCGATGATCAACGACGCATTGACCGGTTGGTTGTATTATCCTTGGCGCATGTTGTTCCCGGCGGCTCTGATCAGCTTGATCATGCTGTCGTTTAACATCCTTGGCGATGGCCTTCGTGATGCGCTGGATCCAAATCTGAAAAACTAG
- a CDS encoding ABC transporter ATP-binding protein, translated as MEPILQVKDLHVSFSVKGGEVKAVRGMNFEVGKGETVAIVGESGSGKSVTAQTIMRLIPSPPSIIKQGEILFQGQDILKKSNKQMEAIRGKDIGMIFQDPMTSLNPTIRIGKQITEVLIKHQKMSAGKAKKQAIEMLKLVGIKNAEARFNQYPHEFSGGMRQRAMIAIALACRPSLLIADEPTTALDVTIQAQIMDVMKEMQEHLGTSIILITHDLGVVAGMCDRVIVMYAGEVVETGTKWEIFKNPQHPYTKGLLRSMPRLDQKKGEPLIPIVGTPPDLIKPPIGCPFAARCDKAMKICERIDPESTVFSDTHHARCWDLHPMAKEVHSNE; from the coding sequence ATGGAGCCGATTTTACAAGTCAAAGATTTGCATGTCTCCTTCTCAGTTAAGGGCGGCGAAGTAAAAGCTGTCCGCGGTATGAACTTTGAAGTAGGAAAAGGGGAAACGGTTGCGATTGTCGGTGAATCCGGAAGTGGTAAGAGCGTAACGGCCCAAACGATCATGCGCCTGATTCCGTCCCCTCCGTCAATCATTAAGCAAGGTGAAATCTTGTTCCAGGGACAAGATATTTTGAAGAAAAGTAATAAGCAAATGGAAGCTATTCGCGGTAAAGATATTGGCATGATATTCCAAGACCCGATGACCTCCTTAAATCCTACGATTCGTATAGGTAAGCAAATTACTGAAGTACTCATTAAACATCAGAAAATGTCAGCGGGTAAGGCGAAGAAGCAGGCGATTGAGATGCTTAAGCTGGTCGGTATTAAAAATGCCGAAGCCCGTTTTAATCAATATCCTCATGAATTTTCCGGCGGTATGCGTCAACGTGCGATGATTGCCATCGCCCTGGCTTGCCGTCCGTCACTGCTGATTGCCGACGAACCGACAACAGCGCTTGACGTTACCATTCAGGCACAGATTATGGATGTTATGAAGGAAATGCAGGAGCATCTTGGTACTTCGATCATTCTAATTACGCACGATCTTGGTGTTGTTGCCGGAATGTGCGATCGCGTTATCGTAATGTATGCTGGTGAAGTAGTAGAGACGGGAACGAAATGGGAGATTTTCAAAAATCCTCAGCATCCTTATACCAAAGGCTTGCTCAGATCGATGCCGCGTCTTGACCAGAAGAAGGGCGAGCCGCTTATTCCAATTGTCGGAACGCCGCCGGATTTGATTAAGCCTCCGATCGGTTGTCCTTTTGCAGCCCGCTGCGACAAGGCAATGAAGATCTGTGAACGTATCGATCCGGAATCAACTGTATTTAGCGATACACACCATGCACGGTGCTGGGATCTGCATCCAATGGCTAAGGAGGTACATTCGAATGAGTAA
- a CDS encoding ABC transporter ATP-binding protein gives MSKGKTLIEVEGLKKYFHVGGGNVLKAVNDISFSIAEGETLGLVGESGCGKSTAGRTILRLYEPTGGSVKFNGVDINTLSPGKMKAMRRDMQMIFQDPYASLNPRFTVMDIVGEALDIHNMAGSRQERRKRVEELLDMVGLNPDHASRYPHEFSGGQRQRIGIARALAVNPKFIICDEPISALDVSIQAQVVNLLEDLQDRLGLTYLFIAHDLSMVKHISDRVAVMYLGRIVELAESEELYANPLHPYTKMLLSAIPIPDPEVEANKKRIIHEDGDNGPIQSANGASAGGGMYDLENSELVEVSKGHFVSMPNKG, from the coding sequence ATGAGTAAGGGGAAAACCCTGATTGAAGTTGAAGGTCTTAAGAAGTACTTCCATGTCGGCGGAGGAAATGTCCTTAAAGCCGTTAATGATATCAGTTTCTCTATTGCTGAGGGGGAGACCCTCGGGCTTGTTGGTGAATCGGGCTGTGGTAAATCTACAGCAGGACGCACAATCCTACGTCTGTATGAACCAACGGGGGGCAGTGTTAAATTCAATGGTGTTGACATCAATACACTCTCTCCAGGCAAAATGAAAGCGATGCGCCGTGATATGCAGATGATCTTCCAAGATCCGTATGCATCGTTGAACCCACGCTTTACCGTTATGGATATTGTCGGTGAGGCGCTGGATATTCATAATATGGCTGGATCGCGTCAAGAACGTAGGAAACGGGTTGAGGAATTGCTTGATATGGTTGGGCTTAACCCAGACCACGCTTCCCGTTACCCACATGAGTTCTCCGGTGGTCAGCGCCAGCGGATTGGGATCGCCCGTGCACTTGCTGTAAATCCAAAGTTTATTATTTGTGATGAGCCGATCTCAGCGCTTGACGTATCGATCCAGGCCCAGGTCGTTAACCTGCTGGAAGATCTGCAGGATCGTCTTGGACTCACCTACTTGTTCATTGCCCATGACTTGTCGATGGTTAAGCATATTAGTGATCGTGTTGCCGTTATGTATCTCGGCCGGATTGTAGAGTTGGCAGAAAGTGAAGAATTGTATGCCAATCCGCTCCATCCTTATACGAAGATGCTCTTATCGGCTATTCCGATTCCGGACCCTGAGGTTGAAGCGAATAAGAAGCGGATTATCCATGAAGACGGTGATAATGGCCCAATTCAATCTGCTAATGGTGCTTCTGCCGGTGGTGGAATGTATGATCTGGAGAACTCCGAGCTTGTTGAAGTTTCGAAAGGCCATTTTGTTTCTATGCCGAACAAGGGTTAA
- the bshC gene encoding bacillithiol biosynthesis cysteine-adding enzyme BshC, whose protein sequence is MNIVQEPLTLNKPLSEAYLNHFSSVQQLYQYDAMNEASWQERLEWLHESEHLRIPRGQVVERLREYNLLHNPHEAVSQSLDALEKPDAAVIVGGQQSGLFTGPLLVIYKAATIIKAAQHAAKQLNHPVVPVFWIAGEDHDWDEVNHTYVLSPDLSVSRIRVARETEQRLPVSMNEIAREEWEQAISELEQLLPDTEFRPALMDLLSQVSEGSSTLSDAFAKLLGTWFGKYGLVLLDSADPALRQLESPIFERMIDENDQLGVAYRAAADLCQSLGYQAQADVAADGANLFYIHEGERLLLFRHDGRFSDRKGKVHFTADELKSELNRHPERFSNNVLTRPLMQDSLLPVLGAVLGTGEIAYWALTGSAFKAFGLRMPLLLNRESFTVIEGTLHKHMDKYNLSWADISDHDVFAQKRENWLAEQDSLHLDDRFEQIKAAFTDMYDPLIEQLGGIQAGLLKLGAANREKIVEQMEYLRGRAKDALGKANSAGLRHFDRIELSLFPQHKPQERVYNIFYYLNRYGNDWIDHLLEIPYDISGDHRIIYL, encoded by the coding sequence ATGAATATTGTGCAAGAGCCACTGACGTTAAATAAACCGCTCTCAGAGGCTTATCTGAATCATTTTTCGAGTGTACAGCAATTATATCAATATGATGCTATGAATGAAGCAAGCTGGCAGGAAAGGCTGGAATGGCTTCATGAATCGGAGCATTTGCGCATTCCGCGCGGGCAAGTCGTTGAGAGATTGCGTGAATATAACCTGCTACATAATCCGCATGAGGCCGTATCTCAGTCTCTGGATGCCTTGGAGAAACCGGATGCTGCCGTAATCGTTGGTGGGCAGCAGAGCGGCCTGTTCACAGGTCCGCTGCTGGTAATCTATAAAGCAGCGACGATTATTAAGGCAGCTCAGCATGCTGCCAAGCAACTGAATCATCCGGTTGTTCCAGTGTTCTGGATTGCAGGTGAGGACCATGATTGGGATGAAGTGAACCATACCTATGTCTTGTCTCCGGATTTATCGGTTTCACGGATCAGAGTTGCGCGAGAGACAGAGCAGCGTCTACCTGTTAGCATGAATGAAATCGCGAGAGAAGAATGGGAGCAGGCGATCTCCGAGTTGGAGCAGTTGCTGCCTGATACCGAGTTCAGGCCTGCGCTGATGGATTTGCTTAGCCAAGTGTCGGAGGGCTCGTCTACATTGAGTGATGCTTTTGCCAAGCTGCTGGGAACCTGGTTCGGCAAATACGGATTGGTACTGCTTGATTCGGCTGATCCGGCTCTGAGACAGCTTGAGTCGCCGATATTTGAGAGAATGATCGACGAGAATGATCAGTTAGGAGTAGCTTATCGTGCTGCAGCTGATCTCTGTCAATCCCTTGGCTATCAGGCACAGGCTGACGTTGCCGCAGATGGAGCTAACCTGTTCTATATTCATGAAGGAGAACGTCTTCTGTTGTTTAGGCATGATGGAAGATTTAGTGATCGTAAAGGAAAAGTACACTTTACAGCGGACGAGCTGAAGTCAGAGCTAAATAGACATCCTGAGCGGTTCAGCAACAATGTGTTGACCAGACCGCTGATGCAGGATAGCTTGCTGCCGGTGCTTGGCGCGGTGCTCGGAACTGGCGAGATCGCATATTGGGCTCTGACCGGATCGGCATTTAAGGCGTTTGGGTTAAGAATGCCTTTGCTGCTTAACCGGGAGTCTTTTACAGTCATAGAAGGTACGCTTCATAAGCATATGGATAAATACAATTTGAGCTGGGCTGATATAAGCGATCATGATGTCTTTGCGCAGAAGAGAGAGAATTGGTTGGCTGAGCAGGATTCCTTGCATCTGGATGATCGCTTTGAACAGATCAAGGCTGCCTTTACGGATATGTACGATCCGTTGATCGAACAACTTGGGGGAATTCAAGCGGGATTACTTAAGTTGGGCGCCGCCAATCGGGAGAAGATCGTTGAGCAGATGGAATATTTGCGTGGACGGGCCAAGGATGCGCTTGGCAAGGCAAACTCAGCGGGGCTTCGGCATTTCGATCGAATCGAATTATCGCTCTTTCCACAACATAAGCCCCAGGAGCGAGTCTATAATATTTTCTACTATTTGAACCGTTACGGAAATGACTGGATCGATCACCTTTTGGAAATTCCTTATGATATTTCTGGGGATCATCGTATCATTTACTTATAG
- a CDS encoding adenosylhomocysteinase produces the protein MNKAVENSIIKDLQLAHEGHLKIDWAQAHMPVLSRIRKQFEAEQPFKGLKVSISLHLEAKTAYLAKVVQAGGAEVTITGSNPLSTQDDVCAALVEDGITVYAKYNPEPAEYKQLLIRALETKPDLIIDDGGDLVTILHSERPDLLENIRGGAEETTTGILRLKAMDKEGHLKFPMVAVNDAYCKYLFDNRYGTGQSVWDGINRTTNLVVAGKTVVVVGYGWCGKGVAMRAKGLGASVIVTEVDAIRAVEAHMDGFRVMPMTEAAKIGDFFVTVTGNRDVIRGEHYDVMKDGAILSNAGHFDVEVNKPELAARSTSIRTVRRNIEEYQLKDGRKVYVLAEGRLVNLAAGDGHPAEIMDMTFALQALSLKYVNEQYEQIGKTVVNVPYELDEQVARFKLESLGVNIDSLTDEQRTYLDSWQEH, from the coding sequence ATGAATAAAGCAGTTGAGAACAGCATTATTAAAGATTTGCAGCTTGCTCATGAAGGCCATTTGAAGATCGATTGGGCCCAGGCTCATATGCCTGTGCTTTCACGGATTCGTAAGCAGTTTGAAGCAGAACAGCCATTCAAGGGTCTAAAGGTGTCAATATCTCTTCATCTTGAGGCGAAGACCGCTTATTTGGCTAAAGTGGTGCAGGCTGGCGGTGCAGAAGTGACGATTACAGGCAGCAACCCGCTCTCTACACAGGACGATGTGTGTGCTGCACTTGTAGAGGATGGTATTACGGTGTATGCCAAATACAATCCAGAACCCGCAGAGTATAAACAATTGTTGATCCGTGCTCTAGAGACGAAGCCGGACTTGATCATCGATGACGGTGGAGACCTCGTGACCATCCTTCATTCGGAGCGTCCCGACTTGCTTGAGAACATACGTGGTGGTGCGGAGGAGACGACGACGGGCATTTTGCGTTTGAAAGCGATGGATAAGGAAGGACATTTGAAATTTCCAATGGTCGCTGTCAATGATGCTTATTGTAAATACTTATTCGATAACCGCTACGGAACAGGCCAATCTGTATGGGATGGCATCAACCGGACGACCAATCTGGTCGTAGCCGGCAAGACGGTCGTCGTCGTTGGCTATGGCTGGTGTGGTAAGGGCGTGGCGATGCGTGCCAAGGGACTTGGAGCGAGCGTAATTGTCACTGAAGTAGATGCGATCAGAGCAGTAGAAGCCCATATGGACGGATTCCGAGTGATGCCGATGACAGAGGCGGCCAAGATTGGTGACTTCTTCGTGACTGTAACGGGTAACCGTGACGTGATTCGCGGCGAACATTACGATGTAATGAAGGATGGAGCGATCCTGTCCAATGCTGGACATTTCGATGTGGAAGTGAACAAGCCGGAGCTAGCGGCGCGTTCCACTTCGATCAGAACCGTGCGTCGCAACATTGAGGAATATCAATTGAAGGATGGTCGCAAAGTTTACGTCCTTGCGGAGGGGCGATTAGTCAACCTCGCAGCAGGAGATGGACATCCGGCGGAAATTATGGATATGACCTTTGCTCTGCAGGCTTTATCACTCAAATATGTGAATGAGCAGTACGAGCAAATCGGCAAGACGGTAGTTAATGTGCCGTATGAGTTGGATGAACAGGTCGCCCGCTTCAAGTTAGAGAGCCTCGGGGTTAACATCGATTCTCTGACAGATGAGCAGCGTACTTATCTAGATAGCTGGCAGGAGCATTAA
- the mraZ gene encoding division/cell wall cluster transcriptional repressor MraZ, whose product MFMGEFQHSIDEKGRIIIPAKFRDLLGTSFVVTRGLDQCLFVYPATEWELLEQKLKTLPLMKSDARAFTRFFFSGATECEWDKQGRVNLPSNLRQYAKLEKECVVLGVSNRVEIWSRSTWEQYFEQSEESFNEIAEKLVDFNFDL is encoded by the coding sequence ATGTTTATGGGGGAATTCCAACATAGCATTGATGAGAAGGGCCGTATTATCATTCCGGCTAAGTTTCGTGATCTTTTGGGAACCTCTTTTGTCGTTACCCGCGGTCTTGATCAATGTCTCTTTGTGTATCCCGCAACCGAGTGGGAATTGCTGGAGCAGAAGCTCAAGACTTTACCACTAATGAAATCCGATGCTCGTGCGTTTACTCGTTTCTTCTTCTCTGGAGCTACCGAATGTGAATGGGATAAACAGGGAAGGGTAAACCTACCTAGCAACCTAAGGCAGTATGCGAAGCTGGAGAAGGAATGCGTTGTGCTGGGTGTGTCGAATCGCGTTGAAATTTGGAGCCGTTCGACATGGGAACAGTACTTCGAGCAGTCGGAAGAGTCTTTTAATGAGATCGCAGAGAAACTGGTCGACTTCAATTTCGACCTGTAA
- the rsmH gene encoding 16S rRNA (cytosine(1402)-N(4))-methyltransferase RsmH has product MFHHITVLKAEATEGLSIKPGGIYVDCTLGGGGHSSVILSKLSEGGRLIAFDQDDWAHENAKEVLAPYRDRLTLVKSNFRHLQEKLLELDFVPKQDGLPQVDGILFDLGVSSPQFDEGERGFSYNADAPLDMRMDQSAALTARDIINDWPEKEIARILFQYGEEKFSRRIAKVIVDQRKTSPIETTGELVELIKAGIPAAARRTGGHPAKRSFQALRIAVNDELGAFEEGLHAAVRCLAPGGRVSVITFHSLEDRICKQIFASYVEKCTCPPDFPMCVCGGQGQLKLINRKPIVPSEEELAHNSRARSAKLRVAEKLQSIAETAGGK; this is encoded by the coding sequence TTGTTCCATCACATCACGGTATTAAAGGCAGAAGCGACAGAAGGGCTGAGCATTAAGCCAGGCGGTATATATGTAGATTGTACGCTGGGTGGCGGAGGCCACAGCTCAGTCATATTGTCGAAGCTCAGTGAAGGCGGTAGGCTGATCGCTTTCGATCAGGATGACTGGGCACATGAGAACGCCAAAGAGGTGCTTGCTCCCTATCGAGACCGCCTTACTTTGGTGAAGAGTAATTTTCGCCATTTGCAAGAGAAGCTGCTAGAGCTTGATTTTGTTCCAAAGCAGGACGGTCTGCCTCAGGTAGACGGTATATTGTTCGATCTAGGAGTATCTTCTCCGCAATTTGATGAAGGAGAACGTGGGTTTAGCTATAACGCTGATGCGCCGCTGGATATGCGGATGGACCAGTCTGCTGCACTTACGGCTCGCGATATTATTAACGACTGGCCTGAGAAGGAGATTGCACGGATTCTGTTCCAATACGGCGAAGAGAAATTCTCGAGGAGAATTGCCAAGGTTATCGTAGACCAACGGAAAACTTCTCCAATTGAGACGACGGGTGAACTGGTCGAATTAATCAAGGCTGGCATTCCTGCGGCAGCGAGGAGAACCGGAGGCCACCCGGCCAAGCGAAGCTTTCAGGCACTGCGTATCGCGGTAAATGATGAGCTGGGAGCATTCGAAGAAGGGCTGCATGCGGCAGTTCGTTGCCTGGCTCCTGGTGGCAGGGTTTCAGTCATTACCTTCCACTCCTTGGAGGACCGGATCTGCAAGCAGATTTTTGCTAGTTATGTAGAGAAATGCACTTGTCCTCCGGATTTCCCAATGTGTGTATGCGGGGGTCAAGGTCAGTTGAAATTGATAAACCGGAAGCCAATCGTTCCCTCAGAGGAGGAATTGGCGCATAATTCCCGGGCACGTTCAGCGAAGCTGCGCGTGGCGGAGAAATTGCAATCCATAGCAGAAACAGCAGGGGGAAAGTGA
- a CDS encoding penicillin-binding transpeptidase domain-containing protein, whose product MIKRIKLRTLLIGGIITLFFAVLMLRVFWVQVVESDFWQSYAENQWSKKKVLNATRGTITDRNGDVLAVDAPAYTVAVNPQIINKYELQEEVVQGLHQLLNKDEGELRKLVNAKRDNGSFYPQREVRNEGWKIDQELRDQVEKFSDELKEKHKIPDSGILLLKESKRYYPKNSLAAHVLGYTDREEKAVSGIEAAYDKELTGQDGAIEYKSDGRGIEIPKASEIYTPAKDGKDIRLTIDDTIQYYIEDAMIEAYNQLRPISMTVIAADPKTMEILGMANLPSYNPNEYWVDVDQKNFYNHAIKSVYEPGSTFKIVTLAATVQEGLFNPKGYYMTGSIRVPGQTIHDIRRSGWGSISYLEGVKRSSNVAFVKLGYEMLGPDLMKQYVDNFGFGQATGIELPGEAKGVVSPEQQADYAAMTYGHGKLLVTPLQQVAAVAAIANGGKLMTPHIVKSITDPLTGETTVTKPEVVKQVISQESAKKTGEYLEQVVSDLKIGSGRHAYIDGYRIAGKTGTAVKVINGKYDYKKQVLSFIGYAPVDDPKIAMLVLIDEPQDSDLGGGTAAGPIFKKIMNQTLQYLGVPKKFDNKTTSDIANNGIKAPDLKGLSVQEAKNKLAGLGINYATLGKGTKIVSQFPKTGSVLKTGQHMYLLSEEGDKVNIPNLKGQSLRDAMELLSAIGVEVNIEGEGYVVSQTLTKENGKRRIDLVLEPLIKEDEESGQDEQNDEAAGEENAGESSGSSP is encoded by the coding sequence ATGATCAAAAGAATAAAGCTTCGTACACTGCTGATAGGGGGAATCATTACCCTCTTTTTTGCTGTCTTGATGCTCAGAGTGTTCTGGGTACAGGTTGTGGAAAGTGATTTCTGGCAAAGTTATGCCGAAAATCAATGGTCTAAGAAGAAGGTGCTTAATGCAACCCGGGGGACGATTACGGACCGGAATGGCGATGTACTGGCTGTTGATGCGCCGGCTTATACTGTCGCGGTGAATCCGCAAATTATTAATAAATATGAATTGCAGGAGGAGGTCGTACAGGGGTTACATCAACTGCTTAACAAGGATGAGGGTGAATTAAGAAAACTTGTAAATGCCAAGAGAGATAATGGCAGCTTCTATCCCCAACGTGAAGTAAGGAATGAAGGATGGAAGATTGATCAGGAACTTCGTGATCAGGTAGAGAAATTTTCGGATGAATTGAAGGAAAAACATAAAATTCCGGATTCAGGTATTTTGTTGCTGAAGGAAAGCAAACGCTATTATCCTAAAAATAGTCTTGCGGCACATGTACTTGGTTATACGGATCGTGAAGAGAAGGCAGTGTCCGGGATTGAGGCCGCTTATGATAAAGAACTGACGGGTCAAGATGGAGCCATTGAATATAAAAGCGATGGCCGTGGGATTGAGATCCCAAAAGCGAGCGAAATTTACACCCCGGCAAAAGATGGCAAAGATATTCGGTTAACAATTGACGATACAATACAGTATTATATTGAAGACGCGATGATAGAGGCATACAACCAACTGAGGCCTATCAGTATGACAGTGATTGCTGCTGATCCGAAGACGATGGAGATTCTAGGGATGGCGAATTTGCCAAGCTATAATCCCAATGAATACTGGGTAGATGTGGACCAGAAGAACTTCTACAACCATGCGATCAAGTCGGTCTATGAACCGGGCTCAACCTTTAAGATTGTAACTTTGGCGGCTACGGTACAGGAAGGTCTGTTCAATCCGAAAGGTTACTATATGACAGGCAGCATTCGTGTGCCTGGTCAGACGATCCATGACATCAGGCGCTCAGGCTGGGGCAGCATCTCATATTTGGAGGGGGTTAAGCGTTCTAGTAACGTTGCTTTCGTCAAGCTTGGTTATGAAATGCTAGGTCCAGATCTGATGAAACAGTATGTTGATAATTTCGGCTTCGGACAAGCTACAGGAATAGAGCTTCCAGGAGAGGCGAAGGGCGTCGTATCGCCGGAGCAGCAGGCAGACTATGCGGCGATGACTTATGGCCACGGTAAATTGCTGGTTACTCCTTTGCAGCAGGTGGCTGCAGTTGCGGCAATTGCTAACGGAGGAAAGCTGATGACACCGCATATCGTCAAGTCGATTACGGATCCCCTGACGGGTGAGACAACCGTTACGAAGCCAGAGGTTGTCAAACAAGTTATTTCCCAGGAAAGTGCGAAGAAGACAGGTGAATATTTAGAGCAGGTTGTCTCGGATTTGAAGATCGGAAGTGGACGTCATGCTTACATCGATGGGTATCGGATTGCCGGCAAGACCGGTACTGCAGTGAAGGTTATCAACGGAAAATATGATTACAAGAAGCAGGTTCTATCCTTTATCGGATATGCGCCGGTTGATGATCCGAAAATAGCGATGCTGGTGCTTATCGATGAGCCGCAGGATTCTGATCTGGGCGGAGGAACGGCGGCTGGGCCTATTTTTAAGAAAATTATGAATCAGACATTGCAGTATTTAGGCGTGCCTAAGAAATTTGATAACAAGACTACGTCGGATATTGCGAATAACGGTATCAAGGCTCCTGATTTAAAAGGCTTGTCAGTCCAGGAAGCCAAGAATAAACTTGCTGGTCTAGGCATCAACTATGCAACGCTTGGTAAAGGAACGAAGATTGTCTCGCAATTTCCAAAGACTGGATCTGTATTGAAGACGGGGCAACATATGTATTTACTGTCAGAAGAAGGGGATAAAGTGAACATCCCGAATCTGAAAGGCCAGTCCTTGCGTGATGCTATGGAGTTGCTCTCTGCTATAGGCGTGGAAGTAAACATTGAAGGAGAAGGCTATGTTGTCTCTCAGACCCTAACCAAGGAGAATGGCAAGAGACGAATTGATCTTGTTCTTGAGCCTCTGATCAAGGAAGATGAGGAATCGGGACAAGATGAGCAGAACGATGAAGCTGCTGGGGAGGAGAATGCCGGCGAGAGCTCGGGTTCTTCCCCATAG